One window of Dermacentor andersoni chromosome 7, qqDerAnde1_hic_scaffold, whole genome shotgun sequence genomic DNA carries:
- the LOC126533264 gene encoding uncharacterized protein encodes MAARQALQSRRHPACSQPMYFRCLNGSDYDRGEWIFVQRERDSPQPGRGSCRRWQPDKVCARDSPAHFRKRQDCVQTCELRRDKRCLALVTERFLRPCSSSSQDNPRRFWYYDRVQRVCARWAPAIMCAYNAFRSVGQCKIICLVPHHGD; translated from the exons ATGGCGGCACGCCAGGCCTTACAGTCACGTCGTCATCCCG CTTGCAGTCAGCCCATGTACTTCCGCTGCCTCAACGGCTCGGACTACGATCGTGGCGAGTGGATCTTCGTCCAGCGGGAGAGAGACTCGCCTCAGCCGGGCCGGGGCTCGTGTCGGCGCTGGCAGCCAGACAAGGTCTGCGCCCGGGACTCGCCGGCGCACTTCCGCAAGCGCCAGGACTGCGTACAGACCTGCGAGT TGCGCAGGGACAAGCGCTGCCTGGCACTGGTCACGGAGCGATTCCTGCGGCCCTGCTCCAGCTCGTCGCAGGACAACCCGCGCCGGTTCTGGTACTACGACCGCGTGCAGCGCGTCTGCGCCCGGTGGGCGCCCGCCATCATGTGCGCCTACAACGCCTTCCGCTCGGTCGGCCAGTGCAAGATAATCTGCCTGGTGCCGCACCACGGCGACTAA